The Nostoc sp. 'Peltigera membranacea cyanobiont' N6 genome contains the following window.
TTCTATCCAAGTTTGAATAGCAGGAAATTGTGTTAAATCGAACCCACCTTCGTCCGCTACATGAGTGTAAGCAAATAAGGAAATATCAGCAATCGTGTAACGCTCTCCCACAAAAAAAATGTGAGAGGTTAAGTGTTTTTCCATCAAGTTAAGTGCTGCATAACCTGGTTCGCGTTTTTGCTTAATAACTTCACTATATTCTTCAGTTTTACCTAAAATAGAAATCCAAAATCTTAATGTAGCAATAAATGGTTCGTGGCTATACTGTTCAAAACACAACCATTGCAGCACTTGCGCTCGTAAAAAGCGGTCATAAGGTAAAAATTCTGTACCTTCACTTAGATATACCAATATAGCATTTGATTCTGCCAAGTATTTCCCTGGCTCAATTTCTAGAATAGGTATCTTCCCGTTAGGATTTTTACTTAAAAATTCTGGTGTTCGAGTCTCGCCTTTTAAAATGTTAAGCTCTACTCTCTCAAAAGGCATACCTAGTTGTGTGAATAAAAGACGTATCTTATAACTATTACCGGAAGGTAAAAAATCGTACAAACGCAGTAGTTCCATGCTAAAATACAGTTAACAATATGTTGATAAGTGAAGCTTTAAAATACAATATCTTACCAAAAAAAATTCCCAAAACCGGATAATTTATTTTAAAACTTAGCTTTTGAGTACTAGAGAAAATTATCTGAGAAAATAAAAATAATATTTGATTGAGTTCTGGATTGAGATGTTTCGTTGAGTCAGCGGTCGAGAATAAAAGTATGTGTGGAAGATTTACTCTAAACCAGTCAGCAGAAGCTTTAGCTCAAGTTTTTCATGTTGAGCCAGTTCTGAATTTAGCTGCCGATTTTAACATTGCACCGACGCGAATGGTGGCAACAGTGTTACGAAACCCTGAAAGCGAAAAGCGTGAATTTAAACAGTTGTATTGGGGATTAATTCCCTCATGGGCGAAAGATGCAGGAATCGGGGCAAAGCTGATTAACGCTAGGGCAGAAACTGTTGCCGAAAAACCAGCTTTTCGCTCGGCTTTTAAGCATCGACGCTGTTTAGTACTAGCTGATGGCTTTTATGAGTGGCAGCGCCAACAAGGTAAAAAGCAGCCATTTTATTTTCGCCTTCAAGATGGGCAACCCTTCGCTTTTGCCGGTTTGTGGGAGAGATGGCGATGCCTACGGCAACCCGAAGCGGGAACGCCTGCTAACGAGGAAGTAATTTCTTGTACAATTTTGACAACGGCAGCTAACGAATTACTCCAACCTATCCACGAGCGAATGCCAGTAATTCTAGAGCCACAAGATTACGATTTATGGCTAGATTCTCAAGTGCAAACGCCTCAAACTCTACAGGAGCTATTGCGTCCCTATCCAGCGCCAGCAATGACTGCCTATCCAGTTAGCACCCTGGTAAACAACTCTCGGCATCATAGTCCAGAGTGCATCATGCCATTAAGTGAAAAGAATGTCCCCACAAATCAGTTAAATTAACTATTGAGCCTGCTAGAGGATTGGGGAGATGAGGGAACAATGCCCAATGCCCCATGCCCAATGCCCCATGCCCAATGCCCCATGCCCCATACCCAGAGAAAAATATGCCTAGAACGCAAAAAAATGATAATTTTGTTGACAAATCCTTTACAGTGATGGCGGATATCATTCTGAAGATCCTGCCAACTAACAAAAAAGCAAAAGAAGCGTTTGTTTATTATCGAGATGGCATGTCGGCCCAAGCAGAAGGGGAATACGCTGAAGCATTGGAATACTATGAAGAAGCTCTAACATTAGAGGAAGATACCAACGATCGCGGCTATATTCTCTACAATATGGGGCTAATCTATGCCAGTAATGGCGACCACAATAAAGCTTTAGAACTGTATCACCAGGCAATTGAGTTAAACCCACGGATGCCCCAAGCTTTAAATAACATCGCCGTGATTTACCACTACCAAGGCGAAAAGGAAAAAGAAAGTGGAGATAACGAGGCTGGCGAAGCACTCTTTGACCAAGCCGCAGACTATTGGATTCGAGCTATTCGCATGGCTCCCAATAACTACATCGAAGCCCAAAACTGGCTAAAAACCACCGGGCGATCGCAAATTGACGTATTCTTCTAAAAATGATGAGTTGGGAATTATGAATCATTCACTCCTAACTCCTCACTCCTAACTAAAAAAATATGATTGACCAAGAACAAGTCCATAAAGTAGCTAATCTTGCTCGTTTAGAATTGACTCCAGAAGAAGAGGAACAATTCACTACCCAGTTAGGAAGTATTCTGGATTATATTCAACAGTTGGATGAACTTGATGTCAGTAATGTGCCCCCAACAACACGGGCAATTGATGTCAGTAATATTACACGAGAGGATCGATTGCAACCCTATCCTGACCGAGAAAGCATTCTTAACAGTGCGCCTGAACAGGAAGGCGAATTTTTCAAAGTTCCCAAAATCCTTAACAGCAATGATTAAGTAACAAGATTGGAGAGCCAAGAAAATCATTGCAAGCTGTAGGGGAGATAGGATAAGCTAAAGCATCCTTCGCCCCTACCTCAGCGCCCATTCCAAAATAAGTAGATATAAATTCTAGTTTACTTCGCTTGAGATTGCGATCGTTGCGTAGACGCGTAGCAGTTAACTAGAGCGCCCAACATTAGAGTATGGTGATACCGATTAATAGTGAGGTTGCATAGAACAAAGGGATTTTGCTCCAAGTCTTGCCAAACCTGACTTTGTAAAGCCTCCTAGAGAATTGGTATTAGTATCCATGTCATCCAAATGCGATCGTGTAAAGATAGCCTAAAAGAAGGCTACAGAATAATTAACTTGCGATCAAAAGTCTTCGTGAGTTTCTACGGTTATAACAGAAGCCGACATTAGGATAAACTGGCTTTTGAATACACCGGAAGTTCATCAGCGACTTAATTTGTCGCTGATGGTGACTTCCTGTCTGGTATACTATAGCTTTTTGCTGTATGAAACTTACTCCAATTTATGGTAAGTCTCCCTCAAGAAGGTTTCTGAACATCGAAAATGACTTCCACTGTTTTGAGGCTATAGCCTTAGAATATTTACAAGCTTTACTTACGAATTAGCTTTCTAGAAAAAGTACCCTTTTTGCTGTCTAAGCTGACATTCTACCTATTTCTATAAGGATTTGTGTAGCTTAACAAATCAGCAGATTCATTAATATTAAGCCTGTTTTACTATTTAGTTTCTTACCCTGACCTATTAGACAGCTAGAGTATTCATTTCACTTTGTTCAATAGCTTTTAGCCCTTATCGCTCCCATGCTGACCCATCACCGCAAACCCGTGTGCTTATCACTTATTTCCACTGACCTACCAATCTGGTCTGTTGTCGAAACTGCCGCGACATTGTATCAAAAAGATACTGATAGATTCCATTTGCTGCTGACTGCACCACCCTTAATTAGCTGCGAAGTAGAGAGTGTAGTAAGTCCAGAGGATACACTTCCTCAAAGTAAAAGCAAAGCTTACGCCCCTAACAGTCCCAGAATTTTGTGGCTGGAGATTTCTCCTTACCGGGTCATTATGACTATGCAAGGTAACGCTCAAGTGAGTTACCGTCACTTTTGGGAACAGGGGGTTTATGGTATTAGTCGCTATTGGTTGCCAACTGAGTCATTACAACCTAACGATCCGATTCGTTTGCGAAATTTTACTAGTAGCCTAACTCTCAACGGACATCCCTTGCCAGAACATTTGCGTCTGGAATATGAATTGTGGGCAGAAAAAGTCCAACTGGGATGCTACATACTTAATTTGGAAATTAAACACTGATAGTCATGGGGAACAGGGAGAAATACCCAATGCCCCATGCCCAATCGCTTTTAACCAAAATAACTGGGTTGGTTTCCAGATTTCCATTTTATATTGCAACCAACACTCGGCTTTTGCTCGCTTGTAACAGGTTGACCTGCCAGCACTGCTTCAATGGCTGCCCGTAAATCTGCGCCCGTTACAGGCTTACCATTACTGGGGCGGCTATCATCTAATTGTCCCCGGTAAACAAGTTGGCGCTGCTCGTCAAACACAAAAAAATCTGGTGTGCAGGCTGCTGTATAAGCCTTTGCCGTTTCCTGGCTCTCGTCATAGCATAAGGTAAAATTAAACCCTTGTTCTGTGGCAAATGCTTGTAATGACTCTGGCGCATCATCTGGGTAATTTTTTGCATCGTTAGCACTGATGGCAACGATCGCTAAATCACTTGTAAAATAATCTTTTCCTAACTGCACTAATTCTTGTTGAATGTGCTTTACAAATGGGCAATGCCGACAAATAAACATTACTACCAGCGCTTTTTTTTCTGCAAAGGTAGAAAGTGAAGTTGCTTTTCCAGAGACTACTTCCGGTAGATGAAAATCTGGTGCTTTTGTGCCTAACGGCAACATAGTTGAAGCAGTTAAAGCCATAATTTACCTGATAACTTTACGTTGATAACTAAGAGCTTTTGCTATCAGTATATTTTCACTCTAGCACTAAGTTTTCCATAAAAATAAGAGACGGTAAATTTACCGTCTCTTATTTTTATGAGAATTACATTATAAAAATTAGTTCTTACAGATTTGCCAGAACACCAACAATACCATGTCCTGTGAATACTTCTAATGCTATTAGAGAGATAAAACCAATCATTGCTAAACGACCGTTGAGCAGTTCTGCGTAGGGAGTGAAGCCAGTGCGATCGCCTTGCTCATCTATATAAATCTTTGGCTCGATCGCAAAGTTATTCAGTTTGCCTTGGTCGTCAATTATAGCAGTGTTTGTACGCATGGATTTTTCCCTGTCTTCTCTTTATGTAAACAACTGTAACAAAGTCATTAACATTTGTAAAGTATCTTAATCTGCTCAAGTAGAAGCCCAAGGCAGAGATATGATAATGGATCGAGTTTAAAGCTATGTCTAACAAACAGGCCCTGCTCCTTGTGTGTAAGCACTTTCAGTAACAAATCCGTTCCCCATAAGCTAATGCATCGATTTCGAGTAGAGGTTATTGCCAAAACACTAAACCCGCAGCAGGTGATTTACGCCGCGATGCACCAGGATTATACCGATGGGTTCGTTTTCGATCAGCGTGACTCCTGGCCCTCCGAGTCACAAAGCGGCGAAGTTATTGTTAAGCGACTTTTAGTAGGTGAGAGAGGACACTATGGACCTTTAGAGCATCCCCAGATTGTTTTTAACTGTGGCTACTTTCCCCACAATGTCATGCAGCAAGCCCGGACTCATCGTGTAGGGGTATCATTTGATGTCCAATCTTTTAGATACACAGGCAACCAATTTATCGATGTAGTAGAAGGTAAGAAAGACATAGAAGATGTTTTTTACTTACGTCCTGTTGGTTATTACACTGATAGACAAGGCAAAAAGTACCACTATTCACCAGAGCAACGAGCAGCAGATTTGGAATGGTGTTTAGAAGCAGCAAAACGATATAAAGCTGATTTTGAGGCTGGAATGTCTGAAGAACATGCAAGAGGAAAAGTGCCTTTTGACTATCGCCAGCATTTTGTAGTTAGTTTCAATTTAAGGTCTTTTTTGCATTTTTGTGACCTGAGAAATAAGAAAGATGCTCAACTGGAAATTCAAAAGTTGTGTGAAATGATGTGGCCTCACTTTGAAGATTGGGCACCCGCGATCGCACAATGGTACGAAAAGCAGCGTTTAGGTAAGGCTAGACTTGCACCATAATCATCCTTTTGGGGACAGATTGAGAATGTCCTACTTGAATTTATTGGGCTACTGCGTTCTGCCTCAAAACTCCTGAATTCTGCTATACTCAGACCATTTTCTATATATTTGTGTAACTTGCCTCCAAGAAGCTAGCAATTAGGCGTTTATAATTTGTGGTTTGATTTCAAAAGCCGTGGGGATAACCCAAAATCCAACATCCAAAATCGCCCATGATTGAAATTGACGGTTCCTACGGAGAGGGAGGGGGACAAGTTCTTCGCACTTCCTTAAGTCTAGCCGCCATCACTGGCGAACCCATACGGATTGCAGGTATTCGCGCTGGACGCAAAAAGCCAGGATTAGCAGCACAACACTTAACAGCCGTTCGGGCTGCGGGTAGAATTTGTAATGCCCAATTACAGGGTGATGCTTTGGGTTCAATGCTGCTGGAATTCATTCCAGGTAGCGCTGTGCAAGCGGGAATTTACACCTTTGATGTTAGTAAAGCACAACAAGGTGGTTCTGCGGGTGCGATCGCTCTGGTTTTACAGACAATCCTCTTACCATTAGCACTAGCATCCGGTAATTCCCAGGTAACACTAAAGGGTGGAACTCATGTAAACTTTAGCCCGACAGTGACGTACATAGAGCAAGTTTATCTGCCCATACTGCAACGCATGGGAGTAGAGTCCCAAGTCAAGTTAGGCGCTTGGGGGTGGTTTCCCCAAGGAGGCGGAGAGGTACAGTTACAGGTGAGTGGCGGGACTCAACTAGGCGGGATCGACTTGCTAGAACGTGGAGAATTACAACAGGTACGAGGACTCGCAGTGGTGACGGAATTGCCTTCTCATATTCCGCAACGGATGGCGAATCGTGCCGAGAATTTGTTACGGGAAGCCAATTTGAAAGTTCGCGTGCAGACTTTGCGAGAAAGAGGTGTAGCACCAGGAGCGGGTATTTTTTTAACTGCTGAGTATGAGAACAGTTTGACTGGCTTTGGTGGGTTTGGGCGTTTAAGGTTATCGGCGGAGACAGTCGCAGAGATTGCTTGTCAGCAATTACTTGAGTTTCATCAAACTGGTGCAGCAGTGGATGAACATCTAGCAGATCAGTTATTATTACCAGCTGCTTTAGCGTCACAAGTAAGTCAGTATCGAGTCGCTGAAGTGAGTAGACATTTGACGACCAATGCAGCAGTAATTGAACAATTTGGGCTGGCGCAAATTACGGTAAATGAAGTTGAAAAAATAGTGTCTGTGATGCCTTTAACTAGATGAAATAGAGTGCGGCTAATCAGCGATAGTTAAAATTTATCCGTATCCTTGCATCCCATAATCATATTAGACATAGAAATATAGGGAGGTAGCACTGCTATGTCTCTATAAGGATTATGGATAAAGCATATTGAATTTCACCAGATGTCTACTAGATTAGTTTTAGACCCCATCCATAACGCGACAACCTCTACATTTAGAGAACTCTTAGCCGATTTTTAATTACGAATTACGAATTAGTAATTATGTTGAAGTAGCTGTTATAAAACATGGTAATAAATTAATTAGTG
Protein-coding sequences here:
- the gatC gene encoding Asp-tRNA(Asn)/Glu-tRNA(Gln) amidotransferase subunit GatC, encoding MIDQEQVHKVANLARLELTPEEEEQFTTQLGSILDYIQQLDELDVSNVPPTTRAIDVSNITREDRLQPYPDRESILNSAPEQEGEFFKVPKILNSND
- a CDS encoding glutathione S-transferase family protein; this translates as MELLRLYDFLPSGNSYKIRLLFTQLGMPFERVELNILKGETRTPEFLSKNPNGKIPILEIEPGKYLAESNAILVYLSEGTEFLPYDRFLRAQVLQWLCFEQYSHEPFIATLRFWISILGKTEEYSEVIKQKREPGYAALNLMEKHLTSHIFFVGERYTIADISLFAYTHVADEGGFDLTQFPAIQTWIERVKAQPRYISITQA
- a CDS encoding photosystem I assembly protein Ycf3; the protein is MPRTQKNDNFVDKSFTVMADIILKILPTNKKAKEAFVYYRDGMSAQAEGEYAEALEYYEEALTLEEDTNDRGYILYNMGLIYASNGDHNKALELYHQAIELNPRMPQALNNIAVIYHYQGEKEKESGDNEAGEALFDQAADYWIRAIRMAPNNYIEAQNWLKTTGRSQIDVFF
- the rtcA gene encoding RNA 3'-terminal phosphate cyclase, with amino-acid sequence MIEIDGSYGEGGGQVLRTSLSLAAITGEPIRIAGIRAGRKKPGLAAQHLTAVRAAGRICNAQLQGDALGSMLLEFIPGSAVQAGIYTFDVSKAQQGGSAGAIALVLQTILLPLALASGNSQVTLKGGTHVNFSPTVTYIEQVYLPILQRMGVESQVKLGAWGWFPQGGGEVQLQVSGGTQLGGIDLLERGELQQVRGLAVVTELPSHIPQRMANRAENLLREANLKVRVQTLRERGVAPGAGIFLTAEYENSLTGFGGFGRLRLSAETVAEIACQQLLEFHQTGAAVDEHLADQLLLPAALASQVSQYRVAEVSRHLTTNAAVIEQFGLAQITVNEVEKIVSVMPLTR
- a CDS encoding thioredoxin family protein, whose product is MALTASTMLPLGTKAPDFHLPEVVSGKATSLSTFAEKKALVVMFICRHCPFVKHIQQELVQLGKDYFTSDLAIVAISANDAKNYPDDAPESLQAFATEQGFNFTLCYDESQETAKAYTAACTPDFFVFDEQRQLVYRGQLDDSRPSNGKPVTGADLRAAIEAVLAGQPVTSEQKPSVGCNIKWKSGNQPSYFG
- a CDS encoding SOS response-associated peptidase produces the protein MCGRFTLNQSAEALAQVFHVEPVLNLAADFNIAPTRMVATVLRNPESEKREFKQLYWGLIPSWAKDAGIGAKLINARAETVAEKPAFRSAFKHRRCLVLADGFYEWQRQQGKKQPFYFRLQDGQPFAFAGLWERWRCLRQPEAGTPANEEVISCTILTTAANELLQPIHERMPVILEPQDYDLWLDSQVQTPQTLQELLRPYPAPAMTAYPVSTLVNNSRHHSPECIMPLSEKNVPTNQLN
- the thyX gene encoding FAD-dependent thymidylate synthase is translated as MHRFRVEVIAKTLNPQQVIYAAMHQDYTDGFVFDQRDSWPSESQSGEVIVKRLLVGERGHYGPLEHPQIVFNCGYFPHNVMQQARTHRVGVSFDVQSFRYTGNQFIDVVEGKKDIEDVFYLRPVGYYTDRQGKKYHYSPEQRAADLEWCLEAAKRYKADFEAGMSEEHARGKVPFDYRQHFVVSFNLRSFLHFCDLRNKKDAQLEIQKLCEMMWPHFEDWAPAIAQWYEKQRLGKARLAP
- a CDS encoding chlorophyll a/b-binding protein, with product MRTNTAIIDDQGKLNNFAIEPKIYIDEQGDRTGFTPYAELLNGRLAMIGFISLIALEVFTGHGIVGVLANL